In Flavobacteriaceae bacterium, the following proteins share a genomic window:
- a CDS encoding sensor histidine kinase: protein MKKNIKTLIIASILGLIALSFIQGYLINNTYKLKKDTFIDETKRSISRFDDNLIAIDTLYERIFDHLVLKISEYELGHIKKLDILNDLHLVKDSINTTYINAYQKEFEKRKIKYPLNYQKRLKSIIIFKNTKNDTLYFESNNQKMQHVLGASFNPENEYAVNNSKVRTDYSRDYIDGVGEWQTLNIDFELATEDFINLDDWKLIVLGRMMGSLTLSILIFILVIGLLYYSIKNLITQKKIADIKTDFINNITHEFKTPLATLALATKMLEKEELKSQPETTESTIKTINRQSQRLQKLIDQVLDNSLSANDIQLDKTPLKAADYINNVLDDFLLSVKDQHIELMRNINSDAIIYIDKFYFTTALFNILENAIKYCQDNFKIHCKLSSTSTHFIISISDNGIGISEQHKKQVFDKFFRVDQNEVHNVKGLGLGLYYTNEIIKAHQGEIVVDSKLNKGSIFNIIIPLKQ from the coding sequence ATGAAGAAAAATATCAAAACCTTAATTATTGCTTCTATATTAGGGTTAATTGCTCTATCTTTTATTCAAGGTTACCTTATTAATAATACTTATAAGCTTAAAAAAGATACGTTTATAGATGAGACTAAACGTTCCATTTCTAGGTTTGATGATAATCTTATTGCCATTGATACGCTTTATGAGAGAATATTTGATCATTTAGTATTAAAAATTTCAGAATATGAGCTAGGTCATATCAAAAAACTTGACATTTTAAATGACCTACATCTAGTTAAAGACTCTATTAATACAACATATATTAATGCTTATCAAAAGGAGTTTGAAAAACGAAAAATCAAATATCCTTTAAACTATCAAAAACGTTTAAAATCAATTATCATATTTAAAAATACTAAAAACGATACGCTTTATTTTGAATCCAATAATCAAAAAATGCAACACGTTTTAGGAGCATCTTTTAATCCTGAAAACGAATATGCTGTAAATAATTCAAAAGTACGGACCGATTATAGTAGAGATTATATTGATGGTGTTGGGGAATGGCAAACTTTAAATATTGATTTTGAATTGGCGACCGAAGATTTCATTAATTTAGACGATTGGAAACTTATCGTTTTGGGAAGAATGATGGGTTCATTAACCTTATCGATCCTTATTTTTATTTTAGTAATTGGCTTACTCTACTACTCCATTAAAAATTTAATTACTCAAAAGAAAATTGCAGATATAAAAACTGATTTTATAAATAATATTACTCACGAATTTAAAACACCTTTAGCTACATTGGCATTAGCCACAAAAATGCTTGAAAAAGAAGAATTAAAGTCACAACCTGAAACTACCGAATCTACTATTAAAACTATTAATCGACAAAGTCAGCGTTTACAAAAATTAATCGATCAGGTTTTGGATAATAGTTTAAGTGCTAACGATATTCAACTTGATAAAACCCCTTTAAAAGCTGCTGATTATATTAACAATGTTCTTGATGATTTTTTACTTTCGGTAAAAGATCAGCATATCGAATTAATGAGAAATATTAATTCTGATGCAATCATTTATATTGATAAGTTTTATTTTACTACAGCTCTATTCAATATTTTGGAGAACGCAATTAAATACTGTCAAGATAATTTTAAAATACATTGTAAATTATCTTCAACTTCAACTCATTTTATAATATCAATCTCTGACAATGGTATTGGCATTTCAGAACAACATAAAAAACAAGTTTTTGATAAATTTTTTAGAGTAGATCAGAACGAAGTTCATAACGTAAAAGGATTAGGGTTAGGTTTGTATTATACTAATGAAATTATAAAAGCGCACCAAGGAGAAATTGTTGTAGATAGTAAATTAAATAAAGGAAGTATTTTTAATATTATAATACCTTTAAAGCAATAA
- a CDS encoding DNA-binding response regulator, whose protein sequence is MKDLQKYILLAEDDQDFGNLLKQYLEISGFNVNWAKDGKEALKLFQQSTFNLCVLDVMMPKIDGFTLAEQLIELNPETPFIFLTARKMKTDKIKGLKLGADDYIVKPFEADELVLRLNNILKRTSKSINTFSNENSIKINHYTLNLKRLELTCNDYKKQLTQKEGELILFLYKHKNQLLKREDILKAVWENDDFFSGRSMDVFISRLRKYFKEDSSISIESIRGIGLEFKVS, encoded by the coding sequence ATGAAAGATCTTCAAAAATATATTTTATTAGCTGAAGATGATCAAGATTTTGGAAATCTGTTAAAGCAATATTTAGAAATATCTGGATTTAATGTGAATTGGGCAAAAGATGGCAAAGAAGCTCTAAAATTATTTCAACAAAGTACTTTTAATCTTTGTGTCTTAGATGTTATGATGCCAAAAATAGATGGCTTTACTTTAGCTGAACAGCTCATCGAATTAAATCCCGAAACGCCTTTCATTTTCTTAACAGCTAGAAAAATGAAAACTGATAAGATAAAAGGGCTTAAACTAGGTGCAGACGACTATATAGTAAAACCTTTTGAAGCTGATGAATTGGTATTACGATTAAATAATATTTTAAAAAGAACCTCTAAATCAATTAATACTTTTTCTAATGAAAATAGCATAAAAATTAATCATTATACTCTTAATTTAAAACGTTTAGAATTAACTTGTAACGATTACAAAAAACAACTCACACAAAAAGAAGGAGAGCTCATTCTCTTCCTATACAAACACAAAAACCAGCTTTTAAAACGTGAAGACATTTTAAAAGCTGTATGGGAAAATGACGATTTTTTCTCTGGTAGGAGTATGGATGTTTTCATTAGCAGATTACGTAAATATTTTAAAGAAGATTCATCTATTTCTATCGAAAGTATACGAGGAATCGGTTTAGAGTTTAAGGTAAGTTAA
- a CDS encoding DUF21 domain-containing protein gives MSLLILYGVLSIFFSFLCSILEAVLLSVTPTYLGIKKKEGKAYASSLENLKKDVDRPLIAILTLNTIAHTVGAILVGKQAEKIYGGGDNYGVFIVSAVMTILILVASEIIPKTIGATYWKQLTNFTSKALNVLIFPLKWTGLLWVLQLTTKLIGGKGHHESVLSREDFSAMTQMAEEEGVFHESESKVIKNLINFKEIFVKDVMTPRTVLKTASETMSIQTFYDENPNLKFSRIPIYSDNPDEITGYFLKDNLLEAIIKGNGEKPLKSILRELTVTTRNFPIPNLFEDLIAKREHIALVVDEYGSVSGIVTQEDVIETLLGLEIMDESDNVADLQLLARKSWETRAKRLGLIDEKKPEN, from the coding sequence ATGAGTTTACTTATTCTCTACGGAGTTTTATCTATCTTTTTTTCATTTCTATGCTCTATTTTGGAAGCCGTATTATTAAGTGTTACACCTACTTATTTAGGTATTAAAAAGAAAGAAGGGAAGGCCTATGCCTCTTCATTAGAAAATTTAAAAAAAGATGTTGACCGACCGTTAATTGCTATTTTAACCTTAAATACAATTGCACATACAGTGGGCGCCATTTTAGTAGGTAAACAAGCTGAAAAAATTTATGGCGGAGGTGATAACTACGGTGTTTTTATTGTGTCAGCAGTGATGACAATATTAATATTAGTCGCTTCAGAAATTATTCCAAAAACCATAGGTGCAACATACTGGAAGCAGCTAACTAATTTCACCTCTAAAGCACTTAATGTTTTAATTTTTCCCTTAAAATGGACTGGTTTATTATGGGTATTACAACTTACTACTAAACTTATAGGAGGAAAAGGACATCACGAAAGCGTACTAAGTCGTGAAGATTTTTCTGCGATGACACAAATGGCAGAAGAGGAAGGGGTGTTTCACGAATCTGAAAGTAAGGTCATTAAAAATCTCATCAACTTTAAAGAAATCTTTGTTAAAGATGTAATGACACCTCGTACGGTTTTAAAAACAGCTTCCGAAACCATGAGCATACAGACATTTTATGATGAAAATCCAAATCTAAAATTTTCAAGGATTCCTATTTACAGTGACAATCCAGATGAGATTACTGGATATTTTTTAAAAGATAATTTATTAGAAGCCATTATTAAAGGTAATGGAGAAAAACCTTTAAAATCTATATTAAGAGAGTTAACAGTAACCACACGTAATTTTCCTATTCCAAATTTATTTGAAGATCTTATTGCCAAACGTGAGCATATTGCCTTAGTTGTTGACGAATATGGTTCTGTAAGTGGTATTGTTACTCAAGAAGATGTGATTGAAACTTTACTTGGTCTAGAAATTATGGACGAGAGTGATAATGTGGCTGACTTACAACTATTAGCTCGTAAAAGCTGGGAAACCAGAGCTAAACGCTTAGGGTTAATTGACGAAAAAAAACCAGAGAACTAA
- a CDS encoding methylated-DNA--[protein]-cysteine S-methyltransferase, translating into METCTINTPLGIAKITGDETGLSAVTILSNETSVSDTIPDVLQDCVYQLREYFNGERKQFDLKLNPEGTEFQKRVWELLLEIPYGKTLSYLELSKRFGDIKAIRAVASANGKNPFWVIVPCHRVIGSDGSLTGYAGGIHRKKWLLEHESPYKQQSLF; encoded by the coding sequence ATGGAAACCTGTACTATAAATACTCCTTTAGGTATTGCAAAAATTACTGGTGATGAAACAGGGTTATCTGCAGTTACTATTTTAAGTAATGAAACATCTGTTTCTGATACAATTCCTGATGTGCTTCAAGATTGTGTTTATCAACTTCGAGAATATTTTAATGGCGAACGCAAACAATTTGACTTAAAATTAAATCCTGAAGGCACCGAATTTCAAAAACGCGTTTGGGAACTTTTATTAGAAATTCCTTATGGAAAAACCCTATCTTACCTAGAACTTTCTAAACGTTTTGGAGATATAAAAGCAATTCGAGCTGTAGCTAGTGCAAATGGTAAAAATCCTTTTTGGGTGATTGTACCTTGCCATCGTGTTATTGGTAGCGATGGGAGTTTAACTGGTTATGCTGGTGGTATTCATCGCAAAAAATGGCTGCTAGAACACGAAAGTCCTTATAAACAACAATCGTTGTTTTAA
- a CDS encoding helix-turn-helix domain-containing protein: MKCLKNIFQIGIIIMMISSLYAQETKAPDSILSKSYNELDSLYYINEYTEKGKQYINTYLKKAKLETNIEEILKGYHLFADFYDNNYDLATTYIDSAITLINKTEFKNQRYPAALFGKKGYIERIEGNFQEALNYYLKELNLLSPVTNNFRINYTNYNIGLIKRDYGDFEGAISIFKKNLKFDENRLKLNPEDREGYLEPYLNTLFELVRTYRLNKELDSAKTLNSEGLKIGKGNALKYLLVLNDGIFDYYDGQFKSSIEKIILTLPKLQDVNNRLDFEIYKLIDAYFYLGKSYEALNNDEQKLLYYNKIDSLTQTSNYLIPETKLTYLGLVNHYKNLVDNENQLKYLDKLITVDSILDINYKYINNKLETEYDIPNLIEDREQLIASLKNENAITSKIRLIISILLGLSLLGLGLFYVNQRRYKKRFKVLLKERIEVEKQNSISKIKKEQKLDLSQDTINHITQSLNKFEAQEKFLKTNLTLDKLAKSFKTNSKYLSYVLNQTKQKSVSQYINDLRIDYVVNRLKQDLKFRKFTIKAIANDIGFNTDQAFSKAFYKKTGIYPSYFIKELEKEK; the protein is encoded by the coding sequence ATGAAATGCCTTAAAAATATCTTCCAAATTGGAATCATTATAATGATGATTTCATCACTTTACGCTCAAGAAACTAAAGCACCTGATTCAATATTATCTAAATCCTATAATGAACTAGATTCTCTTTATTACATTAACGAGTATACAGAAAAGGGCAAGCAATACATTAATACGTATCTAAAAAAAGCGAAATTAGAAACCAATATTGAAGAAATTTTAAAAGGGTATCATCTTTTTGCAGATTTTTATGATAATAATTATGACCTAGCAACTACTTATATTGATAGCGCAATTACCTTGATTAATAAAACAGAATTTAAAAACCAAAGGTACCCAGCTGCTTTATTTGGAAAAAAAGGATATATAGAGCGTATAGAGGGGAATTTTCAAGAAGCATTAAACTATTACTTGAAAGAATTGAATTTATTGAGTCCAGTAACTAATAATTTTCGGATAAATTATACGAATTATAATATTGGGCTTATTAAGAGAGATTATGGAGACTTTGAAGGAGCAATTTCGATTTTTAAAAAGAATTTAAAATTTGATGAAAACCGTTTAAAGCTAAATCCAGAAGACAGAGAAGGTTATTTAGAACCTTATTTAAATACATTGTTTGAACTAGTTAGAACTTATAGGCTTAATAAAGAATTAGATTCTGCTAAAACATTAAACAGTGAAGGTTTGAAGATAGGGAAAGGAAATGCTCTTAAATATCTTCTTGTTCTTAATGATGGTATATTTGATTATTATGATGGTCAGTTTAAAAGTAGTATCGAAAAAATTATATTGACTCTTCCAAAATTGCAAGATGTAAACAACAGGTTAGATTTTGAAATATATAAACTTATTGATGCCTATTTTTATTTAGGGAAATCTTACGAAGCGTTAAATAATGATGAACAAAAACTACTTTACTACAATAAAATTGACTCGTTAACTCAAACGTCTAATTACCTTATTCCAGAAACTAAACTAACTTATTTAGGATTAGTCAATCATTATAAAAATTTAGTAGATAATGAAAATCAATTGAAATATCTAGATAAATTAATTACAGTTGATAGCATTCTTGATATCAATTACAAATACATAAACAATAAACTCGAAACTGAATATGACATCCCTAATCTCATTGAAGACAGAGAACAATTAATAGCCTCGCTTAAAAATGAAAATGCAATAACATCAAAAATACGATTGATTATTTCAATTCTTTTAGGGCTAAGTTTACTGGGATTGGGATTATTTTATGTTAATCAACGACGTTATAAAAAACGATTTAAAGTACTTCTTAAAGAAAGGATAGAAGTGGAAAAACAAAATTCAATTTCAAAAATAAAGAAAGAGCAAAAGTTAGATCTTTCTCAAGATACCATTAATCACATTACTCAATCTCTTAATAAGTTTGAAGCACAAGAAAAATTCTTAAAAACAAATCTTACATTAGATAAACTAGCTAAAAGTTTTAAAACGAATTCTAAATACCTTTCTTATGTGCTAAATCAAACCAAACAAAAAAGCGTAAGTCAGTATATTAACGATTTACGTATAGATTATGTGGTAAATAGGTTAAAACAAGATTTAAAATTTAGGAAGTTTACAATTAAGGCTATCGCAAATGATATAGGTTTTAATACAGACCAAGCATTCTCTAAGGCATTTTATAAAAAAACAGGGATTTACCCATCTTACTTTATTAAAGAGTTAGAAAAGGAAAAATAA